In the genome of Maribacter forsetii DSM 18668, the window CCATCATCATTGCATTCAATATCAACTGTAGTTTGTACCTGAGTTTTTACTACTACTTTTTGAGAATAAGCAGCTTGAGACATCCAAACAGAAATAAGAAATACTACTATGTACTTTAATAATCTCATTCCTCTTGCTTTATCTATTTAAATCTGCCAAAGAGTGTTACTCTGTCTCTTCTCCTTTAGACTTGTTGTATTTGGTAAATTCTACCTTTTTATCTTCCAAGATTTTATAGAATCTGCGGTGACTTATTTTAAGGTCTTTGGTTATTTGTGCCACCTTTTTCTTTTTCTTCTTATAAAGTTTGATCTCTGCCGTTACCGCTTTATTGAAATAATATTTGTGTAGTGCCGCTACTACCTCTAGTTCGGTTTTGTTGCTAGTACTAGTCAACAGTTCAATTTCAGATTTTATTTGTTGTAAGCCTTTCATATATCAGGGTTATTTTTCTGGCACTGGGTCAGAGAACCTAGTTTTTAAATGCTCATACTTATCTAAATCTTCTAGAGAATGATTGCCGTAGTCATTGACCACATCAAACTTTACGTTATTGTTTGCTAAAAACGTAGCTACTCTTTCTAGCTCTTCGGGGGAACCTTTAATTTCAATTTTTGCCATTATTTACAAATGCATTTTATATAGTGCTTGCCTAATTTAATACTATTCTTTGAATTCTGTACTGTAAAATACCTTACCAAGGAATATACCTTTTAAAGTTAACTGATTTTTTGGGTTTCTTGTGATAGTCCCATCTATTCTATACAATTTCTTAAAATGCGAAGTTTAGTTTATCCTCGAATGGGGTAATGAAAGGGTTAAAAAGAAGAGTGTTTTCTTATTGATTGAAAAATCAAAAACTAAAACTCATACTTTTTCTCTACCGCATATCGCAAGAGCTCGCCCGCACCACTTAGACCTAGTTTTCTGATCATATTCTTACGGTGAGTATCTACGGTGCTTTTTCCAATAAAGAGATCATCGGCAATTTGATGACTGGTATGGCCATTGCCAATTAATTGTAAAATTTCTCGTTCGCGGGCAGAGAGAACACTTTTAGTGCTATTCTTTTCTCCATCGGGAATATGAATTTTTTTATCGTAGTATGTTTTGTTATCGTAGACGGTACGTATAGCTTCCAAAACCACATCTAAGCTGCTATTTTTTAAAATATAACCATGGGCACCGGCGGCTAGCATTTGCTGTACGGCATCATCTTGATCAAACATGGTAAAAGCAACTATTTTAGTATTTGGAAATTCTTTTAAAATACATTTGGTGGCTTCAATACCGTCCAATTTTGGCATTCGAATATCACATAATACCACTTTGGGCTGTTTTAACCGTACCAACCTCAATAGTTCTTCGCCATTATTTGCTTGACCGATTATTTCAATATCGTTCTCATACTTTAGATAGGAAATAATACCATCTATTAAAGCTTGGTGGTCTTCGGCTATGGCTATGCTTATCATACTGGAATATCTATTATAATTGAGGTTCCTTTACCCAGTACACTATCTATGGTAAAGTTACCCTCTAAATGTTCTATTCGTTTTTCAATATTGGTGAGCCCCATTCCGGTTTTGCTTTTATCTAATTTAGTACGATCAAAGCCCTTGCCATTATCCTCTATGATAATATTCAGGTTATCATCATACTGCGAAATCTGAATATTTAGTTTTGTGGCCTCTGCATGTTTAATGGTATTTGCCACCAATTCTTGTATGGTTCTAAAAAGACTGAGTTCTAGGGAGTTTTCCATACGCTCGCCCATACCAAAATCTTCTACACTTACTTCTAGAGCGTTGGTTTCTGATATAACCTGTGCCATTTTCTTAACTGCCGGCAGCAAGCCTTGGCTACTCATTACTCCAGAGTTTTTACTATGTGCTATTCCCCTAACTTTTTGGTAGGCTTCTTCCAATAAAGATTGAGCTTGTTTTAAAGCTGGATCTTTATCTTTTCCCTTTACATTGCTGAAGTGTAATTTTATGGTCGCCATAAGGCTTCCCAAGTCATCGTGTAATTCATTAGCTACACGCTGCCGTTCTTTCTCCTGACCTTCAATCATGGCATCAATACTCACCAATTCTTGTTCTTTGAGTAAATTATCTACACGCTCTTGTTTCAGTAGTGTTTCTTGCTCTGCCAGTTTACGTTTTTTGGTCGTATTCTTTTGAAACAGAATGGCAATACCAGCGCCAAATATTAGGGCTATTGTGGCAGCGATAAGCCAATTTCTAGTTATTTGTGCTTTTTGCTTTTCTTCAAGTATTTGTTTTTCTTTTTCTGCAGTTTGGTATTTAACATTTAATGCTGAAATTTCTTTTGCATTACGTTCATAATCAATAAACGTTTTTAAACTATCGGCTTTTCTAAATTTATTATAACCTAGTTTGTAATTCCCTAACATAGCATAAGCACTTGAATAATAATAATTTAAATAGTAATTGCTTCTAACAGAATCCGTTTGATTTTTATAAATTGAGGCACTATCAATGTATTGAATTGCCAACCTAGGTTTAATCAACTTCTTTTTAATCTCAGCCAGTCTAATAAATGAACGAAACTTTATATACCTTAAAAATTTTTCATGATTTATAAGCTCTATGGCTTTCAAATAATTTTCCTC includes:
- a CDS encoding response regulator; this encodes MISIAIAEDHQALIDGIISYLKYENDIEIIGQANNGEELLRLVRLKQPKVVLCDIRMPKLDGIEATKCILKEFPNTKIVAFTMFDQDDAVQQMLAAGAHGYILKNSSLDVVLEAIRTVYDNKTYYDKKIHIPDGEKNSTKSVLSAREREILQLIGNGHTSHQIADDLFIGKSTVDTHRKNMIRKLGLSGAGELLRYAVEKKYEF
- a CDS encoding sensor histidine kinase, which encodes MKKLGFSIFLLSISITAQSDMNSRQSELSNFLIQLKNFNYHDSNIIAENFDYELQKEAVLLVDVLSEVEEYRFKLNINNNLKNPLALCLNKLAVGYNNLFIKPYDSQSYKFFNEVYVFAKENNFLELEKFALISILEVYSFELLQTNEEMLLYLERLNNIKNDNADEYHYKMNLLHFSLRDIFLDIKVDNIFFEKFDRLMSNFSISHKFWPNYLSSKAVYLETKKQYVKAEENYLKAIELINHEKFLRYIKFRSFIRLAEIKKKLIKPRLAIQYIDSASIYKNQTDSVRSNYYLNYYYSSAYAMLGNYKLGYNKFRKADSLKTFIDYERNAKEISALNVKYQTAEKEKQILEEKQKAQITRNWLIAATIALIFGAGIAILFQKNTTKKRKLAEQETLLKQERVDNLLKEQELVSIDAMIEGQEKERQRVANELHDDLGSLMATIKLHFSNVKGKDKDPALKQAQSLLEEAYQKVRGIAHSKNSGVMSSQGLLPAVKKMAQVISETNALEVSVEDFGMGERMENSLELSLFRTIQELVANTIKHAEATKLNIQISQYDDNLNIIIEDNGKGFDRTKLDKSKTGMGLTNIEKRIEHLEGNFTIDSVLGKGTSIIIDIPV